The Maritimibacter sp. DP1N21-5 DNA window ATAACCGGGCCGTGGGCCTTGGGCTGCTGCTTGTCGCATCGCCTCTCCTGCTGGTGGTGACGTTCCTTGTGGCACTCACGCAGGGGCGGCCGATCTTCTACGGCGGAACCCGGCTGGGCAAGGACCGGCAGGCCTTCGAGATCTACAAGTTCCGCACGCTCGACACCCGGGCGGCGCAGGCGCTGACCGGGAACAAGGTCTTGCCGCGCAATTCGGGGATCGAAACGCCGCTGGGGCGCTATCTGCGGGCCTCACGGCTCGACGAGTTGCCGCAGCTTCTCAACATCGTGCGGGGCGACATGAACATCGTGGGTCCCCGGCCCGTGCGCGACGTGATCGCCGCCATCGAAGAGGCGAAGAACCCGAATTACGGCATCCGTTTCGCCGTGAAGCCCGGGCTGATCGGGCCGACACAGGTCTACATGTCGCATGGCACGTCCAAACGTCTGCGCGCGCGCTACAATTACAAACTCGCGACGCAGCCGGTGAGCTACCGTCATGAAGTGGCGCTATTTGTTTCCGTCGCGCTCGCGGTTCTGGCCAAGTCGGTGCGGCTGATCGGGCAGAAGCTCGTGGGGTCGAACCCGCGTCGCAAGGCCGATGACTGGGGCCTGACCTATGCCTGCCAGTCGGGGATCAATGCAACGGTCTGGCAGGTCGAGGGCTTCGACCTTGCGCTCCAGCACCGCAATTACCGCGGCGAGGGCCAGATCCTGATCCGCACCGG harbors:
- a CDS encoding sugar transferase, which translates into the protein MASTRPLRSCVSGYLPRNPLLHTIYNRAVGLGLLLVASPLLLVVTFLVALTQGRPIFYGGTRLGKDRQAFEIYKFRTLDTRAAQALTGNKVLPRNSGIETPLGRYLRASRLDELPQLLNIVRGDMNIVGPRPVRDVIAAIEEAKNPNYGIRFAVKPGLIGPTQVYMSHGTSKRLRARYNYKLATQPVSYRHEVALFVSVALAVLAKSVRLIGQKLVGSNPRRKADDWGLTYACQSGINATVWQVEGFDLALQHRNYRGEGQILIRTGHGLRRASVRLVPIESDARGMTHRMEPKIEFASHLIDRYLMDDPVIAPRPPRRKREQARVAIVEKHLALAQVSGQ